A stretch of Flavobacterium sp. N1994 DNA encodes these proteins:
- a CDS encoding aldehyde dehydrogenase, protein MIFKTDVSYRKQSLLKLLHCVQAHEQEIIKALYDDFKKSDFEAVLSETAYIQSELNYTIKNITKWAKPTLVFPSLLNFPSTDYIYKEPYGKVLIIAPWNYPYQLALCPLIAAIAAGNQVVVKPSELTPNTSKIVAKIINETFDKNHVECIEGDAEVAQQLLSQRWDYIFFTGSVAVGKIVAKAAAENLTPVTLELGGKNPCIVDETANLKLAAKRIVWGKFLNAGQTCIAPDYILVSEKIKTPFIELLKKEIEMAYGKNPQTSSDFPRIINEKNWKRLVAMLENETLLAGGITNNKDFYLSPTLIDEPKLDSLVMKDEIFGPILPILSFKNEMDLKTIISKYEKPLSLYIFSNDKLFAKKIIEKYSFGGGCINDTVVYFSNKRLPFGGVGYSGIGAYHGKLSFNTFSHQKAIVKKANWLDIPLRYAPYNGKLKNLRTILKWLS, encoded by the coding sequence ATGATTTTTAAAACTGATGTAAGTTATCGAAAACAATCCTTACTTAAATTATTACATTGTGTTCAGGCACATGAACAAGAAATCATAAAAGCACTCTATGATGATTTCAAAAAATCTGATTTTGAAGCAGTCCTAAGTGAAACAGCTTATATTCAATCAGAACTGAATTATACCATCAAAAACATTACTAAATGGGCAAAACCAACTTTGGTGTTTCCTTCTCTTTTAAATTTTCCTTCAACGGATTATATTTATAAAGAACCTTACGGAAAAGTATTGATTATTGCTCCTTGGAATTATCCTTATCAATTAGCATTATGTCCATTGATTGCAGCTATTGCAGCAGGAAATCAAGTAGTAGTAAAACCTTCTGAATTAACACCAAACACTTCAAAAATAGTTGCTAAAATAATCAACGAAACATTTGATAAAAATCATGTGGAATGCATTGAAGGAGATGCTGAAGTAGCTCAACAATTATTATCCCAACGTTGGGATTATATCTTTTTTACAGGAAGTGTAGCTGTTGGTAAAATCGTAGCTAAAGCGGCTGCAGAAAACTTGACTCCAGTTACTTTAGAACTAGGCGGTAAAAACCCTTGTATTGTTGATGAAACCGCTAATTTAAAATTAGCCGCAAAAAGAATTGTATGGGGAAAATTTCTCAATGCAGGTCAAACTTGTATTGCTCCAGATTATATATTGGTTTCTGAAAAAATAAAAACCCCATTCATTGAATTATTGAAAAAAGAAATTGAAATGGCATATGGAAAAAATCCACAAACCTCTTCAGATTTTCCAAGAATTATTAATGAAAAAAACTGGAAACGGTTAGTTGCCATGTTAGAAAATGAAACTTTACTTGCTGGTGGAATAACCAACAATAAGGATTTTTATCTTTCGCCTACACTAATTGATGAACCAAAATTAGATAGCCTGGTAATGAAAGATGAAATTTTTGGTCCTATTCTTCCTATTTTATCCTTCAAAAATGAAATGGATTTGAAAACCATTATTTCAAAATATGAAAAGCCTTTATCGCTCTATATTTTTAGTAATGACAAGCTTTTTGCAAAAAAAATAATTGAAAAGTATTCTTTTGGAGGCGGATGTATTAATGATACGGTAGTCTATTTTTCGAATAAAAGATTACCTTTTGGAGGTGTGGGCTATAGTGGTATAGGAGCCTATCATGGTAAATTGAGTTTCAACACATTTAGTCATCAAAAGGCTATTGTAAAAAAAGCCAATTGGCTGGATATCCCATTGCGATATGCCCCTTACAATGGGAAGTTAAAAAATTTAAGGACAATACTAAAATGGCTTAGCTAA
- a CDS encoding PAS domain S-box protein — MKCKNGDHKYIQWKDKKYTEDIIIGIGQDVTGQILLQNQYRSLIESAADLIYEIDLDSKITYVNQFTEKTLGFPKEEVLDNYFYKFIRSDYVDYVVDFYKDIPTEANEYSDLVFPILKKDKDIVWVSQKVTLKKDENDEVIGFSAIARDITLIKSLEIEHYNRSKKVRIHNETLKILTSQSYSNKDTFNGILRNILKIASTNCTIDRASYWAFQKDGIRCESLYYLQSDRFEKNFFLDKESHPVYFKNIETGSQIVASNVYDNLTTQELCFDYFPKNNIKSLLDTPIFINGEIKGILCFEKIEKATEWDNEDINFSRSIADLIAIAIESQLLLESDKKLSYKSEILTVINKNTQKFLMSKNTDEIFHGILDTIGNVIQVDRLSFFENNSETKTLTQKYRWSGETKSLTELNPLILEVSYSQIPDVVEKLLENKPYYSVTRKIKNEYSKAFFDKVDTKSILLLPVFVKKNLYGAIGFVVTQNEREWTNDEISTLQTLANNISYAIERNINESIIKESEEKFRLLANNIPGTVHLSRYDDKWSKIYLNDEIERLTGYPKEDFLQNKIYYIDLVHPEDLKIVKNKADELFKEKQKIHLIYRIINKAGHYIWVEEFGEPIFKEGKIEFIVGIFIDITKRMEAEEAIKAKNYAEAANKAKSEFLANMSHEIRTPLNGIIGFTELLMNSNLETIQRKYMDTINQSANSLMEVINNILDFSKIESGKLELNIEKINLEEITNQVVDLVNFEANLKKLEINLDIDPKVPKYIWVDYIRLKQVLVNLLSNAVKFTEKGGICLHVSVFEFIDHDKIQLKFSVKDTGIGIKKNNQLKIFEAFSQEDNSTTKKFGGTGLGLSISNQLLSLMNSQLELESELGKGSEFSFVLEVPYSNQQATEKNKPASIALKKSDNVVSNEEKVIYIVEDNKINMFLAKTLIKQILPNASIYEFENGKEVLEKTQSLLPDLILMDIQMPIMNGYDSTQEIRKIPHVEKIPIIALTAGTIVGEKEKCIEYGMNDYIPKPIDKSVLIKIISKWITAN, encoded by the coding sequence TTGAAATGCAAAAATGGAGACCACAAATACATTCAGTGGAAAGATAAAAAATATACCGAGGACATTATCATTGGTATTGGTCAAGATGTAACTGGTCAAATTCTTCTTCAGAATCAGTATAGAAGTCTAATTGAATCAGCTGCCGATTTGATATACGAAATTGATTTAGATTCAAAAATTACCTATGTAAATCAATTCACAGAAAAAACACTGGGCTTTCCAAAAGAAGAAGTTCTAGACAATTATTTCTATAAATTTATTAGATCAGATTATGTAGACTACGTTGTCGATTTTTATAAAGATATTCCAACGGAAGCTAACGAATACAGTGACTTAGTTTTTCCAATACTGAAAAAAGACAAAGATATCGTCTGGGTTTCTCAAAAAGTAACCTTAAAGAAAGATGAAAATGATGAAGTTATAGGTTTTTCAGCTATTGCCAGAGATATTACATTGATAAAGAGCCTAGAAATTGAACATTATAACAGAAGTAAAAAAGTTAGAATCCATAACGAGACATTAAAAATATTAACTTCTCAAAGTTATTCGAATAAAGATACTTTCAACGGAATACTGAGAAACATACTTAAAATAGCAAGCACGAATTGTACCATCGATAGAGCAAGTTATTGGGCTTTTCAAAAAGATGGCATACGTTGTGAAAGTCTCTATTATTTACAAAGTGATCGCTTTGAAAAAAACTTCTTCTTAGATAAAGAAAGTCATCCTGTCTATTTTAAAAACATTGAAACTGGATCACAAATTGTTGCTTCAAATGTGTATGACAATCTTACTACACAAGAGCTTTGCTTTGATTATTTCCCTAAAAACAATATCAAATCTTTATTAGACACTCCAATATTTATTAATGGTGAAATTAAAGGGATTTTATGTTTTGAAAAAATTGAAAAAGCAACCGAATGGGATAATGAAGACATCAATTTTTCGCGTTCTATTGCCGATTTGATTGCCATTGCCATAGAATCACAATTACTTTTAGAATCGGATAAAAAGCTTTCTTATAAAAGTGAAATTTTGACAGTAATTAATAAAAACACTCAAAAGTTTTTAATGTCCAAAAATACGGATGAAATATTCCATGGAATTTTAGACACAATTGGTAATGTTATCCAAGTGGACCGTTTATCCTTTTTTGAAAACAACTCAGAAACTAAAACTTTAACCCAAAAATATAGATGGTCAGGGGAAACTAAATCATTAACAGAATTAAATCCATTGATTTTAGAAGTTTCATATTCTCAGATTCCAGACGTAGTAGAAAAATTACTTGAAAACAAACCTTATTATTCCGTAACAAGAAAAATAAAAAATGAGTATAGCAAAGCATTTTTTGACAAAGTAGATACAAAATCTATATTACTACTACCTGTTTTCGTTAAAAAAAATCTATATGGTGCCATAGGGTTCGTTGTAACTCAAAATGAACGCGAATGGACCAATGATGAGATTAGCACGCTACAAACTTTAGCTAATAATATTTCCTATGCTATAGAACGAAATATTAACGAATCCATAATCAAAGAAAGTGAAGAGAAATTCCGTCTGCTGGCAAACAACATACCAGGAACTGTGCACCTTTCTCGATATGATGACAAATGGTCTAAAATATATTTGAATGACGAAATAGAAAGACTAACAGGATATCCTAAAGAAGATTTTCTTCAAAATAAAATTTATTATATTGATTTGGTTCATCCAGAAGATTTAAAAATTGTTAAGAACAAAGCAGATGAGTTATTTAAAGAAAAACAAAAAATTCATTTAATCTATCGCATAATAAACAAAGCTGGTCATTATATCTGGGTAGAAGAATTTGGAGAACCTATTTTCAAAGAGGGTAAAATAGAATTTATTGTTGGTATTTTTATCGATATCACAAAAAGAATGGAAGCTGAAGAAGCTATCAAAGCTAAGAATTACGCTGAAGCAGCTAACAAAGCAAAATCTGAGTTTTTGGCAAATATGAGTCATGAAATTAGAACGCCTTTAAATGGCATTATTGGATTCACCGAGCTTTTGATGAATTCTAATTTAGAAACTATCCAAAGGAAATACATGGATACCATCAATCAATCGGCCAATTCTTTGATGGAGGTTATCAATAATATCTTAGATTTCTCAAAAATAGAATCAGGGAAATTAGAACTCAATATTGAAAAAATTAATCTAGAAGAAATTACAAATCAAGTAGTTGATTTAGTAAATTTTGAAGCCAATCTTAAAAAATTAGAAATTAATTTAGACATCGATCCAAAGGTTCCTAAATATATTTGGGTTGATTACATTCGACTAAAACAAGTATTGGTTAATCTACTTAGCAATGCCGTAAAATTTACTGAAAAAGGGGGAATCTGTTTACATGTTTCTGTTTTTGAATTTATTGATCATGATAAAATTCAATTAAAATTTTCTGTAAAGGATACTGGAATTGGTATTAAAAAGAATAATCAATTAAAAATATTTGAAGCATTCTCTCAAGAAGATAACTCGACAACCAAGAAATTTGGTGGAACTGGATTAGGCTTATCGATTTCAAATCAACTGTTAAGCCTAATGAATAGTCAATTAGAGTTAGAAAGCGAATTAGGGAAAGGAAGTGAGTTTAGTTTTGTGTTAGAAGTTCCTTATTCAAACCAACAAGCAACAGAAAAAAACAAACCAGCCTCTATAGCACTAAAAAAATCCGATAATGTGGTAAGTAATGAGGAAAAGGTAATTTATATTGTCGAGGATAATAAAATAAATATGTTTTTGGCAAAGACTTTGATAAAACAAATTCTGCCCAATGCCAGTATTTATGAATTTGAAAACGGAAAAGAGGTATTAGAAAAAACGCAATCTCTTTTACCTGATTTAATATTAATGGACATTCAAATGCCAATAATGAACGGATACGACTCAACACAAGAAATTAGAAAAATTCCACATGTAGAAAAAATTCCAATCATTGCATTAACCGCCGGAACCATAGTAGGAGAAAAAGAAAAATGCATTGAGTATGGTATGAATGATTACATACCAAAGCCAATAGATAAAAGTGTTTTAATAAAAATCATTAGTAAATGGATAACCGCTAATTAA